AATCTACAGCTTTGTCATTTAATTGCACACCAGTCACCAAAAACACCAGCTCAAGGAACTAGAAGTTACGTCAGATCAAAAATGACAAATTTAATGTAGTTTCACTCAAAATCAACTAAACCAGGTCTCGATAACAGGTCAGATGTGGACTAGAAACTTTGCATAAAGTCATTGATTATATCATTCACATGAATGCTCTGCCCAAGTCGTATCTCGAAATTTATTATTCGAGTCATTCATTGTATATAGTAGTactatttacaaatattttaataccATTTCTAAAaagatttgttattttttcttcttttacatCAAATTTAATATCCATGTAGATATATTTAatcattttgtttcatatttgatcaaaagagaaaagttatatatatttacttttttgtcacgaaagttatatatatttcctATGATTTAATATAAAACAGTTTAGAAAGTATTATACAttaatcaatatataatataatacattCATTTTGAATTAAAGCtatattgttaaatcttttgaaaatgacatgtcaatatataataaattttcctttttcccTCCTATATATCTTGTTTTCGTAcgaaaaatatagtaataaagaTTGAAGTTATGCAGATAATGacatatttcatttaatttttccCTTTTCTCGTTGTCGTCTTTAATTTAATTACATGTTAAAATGTTATCCCGATTTATAGCATTCGTTACACAATCAAAATCAAATCGACTAGTTGGGTGTCGGAAAAATAAACATCACCATCGTGTTCTTCTGCCATTAAATTTTCCACCATCTTTCTTCCACCTCCAACTGTCCTAGACAGCTATTCTCCACCTCCTCTAGCTTTCCTCTTCTGTCTCTCTATCAACccccagagagagagagagaatcaaaCATCTCAGAAGAACCCAGAAagagaaaccaaaccaaatcttTCAAAGCTCAGTGTTTGTTAAATTCAACTCAAAATGGGTTCTTCTACTTCAAAAAcctcttcttcagcttcttctactTCTGTCTCTTCTTCCCCGGCGGCGACGAAGCTCGCCGCCTCCGACTCCCCTTCTCCGGCGATCCACAAAGCTTTCTCTTTTCCGACGCCGTTGGTTCACCATCCTCCGGCTAGAAAAGGCGACACTCACCACCTCGTTTCCCTCACCTCCACCTCATACGGCTCTCTCCTCCTCAAAAGCTCCTCCGACCAAGAGACGCCTCCTCGTATCTCAATCTCCGACAAGAACACGACAGATCCGGTCTCACGCGACTCGTTCTCTCCTGACTCGGTCATTAACACATGGGAGCTCATGGACGGCTTGGACGACGAGTTCGAATTCGAAATCGCCAAACCGGGTAAGCTTGGCTCCGGTCAAGATTCGGATCTTTGCCCCAAACCCGACCCGAATCGAAATGGGTCTGCTTTGAAATTGGACGAATCTTACGAATTCGTGAGGACCGgacaagaggaagaagattggGTCCCGTTGTCTTATAAACCAAAGCAGCCTCTTTGGAAGCATTTGTCTGAAGAATCTTTCTTGTCTGGTTTAGATCCTAGCATTGTCTCTTCTTACAAGAAAGCTTTGTCTTCTAAGCAGTTAACCAATCATAGTGTCGACACTAGAAAACCTCTCACAACCACAAAGTCCCTCTCTTTCATAATCAGCGAGCCAAAATCTGTTTGCGCTAAACCGAGATTACAAGGAGCAGAAGACAAGATTGTGCTCTACTTCACAACTCTCCGAGGAATACGAAAGACTTACGAGGATTGTTGTTGTGTAAGGATGATATTGAAAGGGCTTCAAGTAGCGGTAGACGAGCGTGATATCTCTATGGATTCTAAATATAGGAAAGAGCTTCAAAGCTTGCTTGGTGCTGGAGAGAAACCAAAACCGGTTTGTTTGCCTCAGGTGTTTATCAGAGGAAGCCACATTGGTGGCGTCGAGGAGATTATGAAGCTAAACGATAGCGGTGAGTTAGCTGAGATGTTGAAAAATTTCCCTGCTTGTGAATGCTTGGGTACGTGCCGGAGCTGTGGTGATGCAAGGTTTGTGCCTTGTAGTAATTGTGATGGTAGCACTAAAGTGTTTGAGGAGGAAGAGGAACGGTTCAAGAGATGTCCGAAATGCAATGAGAATGGATTGGTGCGTTGTCGTCAGTGTAGCGTCTAAGTAACCTGTTGAATCAGAAGATGTGTGGGTGAAAGGGGCTTAGATTGAGTGTATGAACtgtaaaagagaagaagatcacgagagagatgatgattcttacTAAGATGGTATTGGGTTAGTATGGTATATTGGAATAAGAATTGGCTCAAGTCTAACTATTGTTACTCTCTTGTCTGGTGgtgttttttgtttgtattatatttgtttttggcCTGATACTTTTCACATCCAAAtgattattactattttatttttagtacaTAACATATTAGATGATGATTGGTATTTCGCATGATGGCAAAAAAATCATTCAGACGTTTTGTTGCAGAGTTTTATCAATGAAAAGTTTGTGCAAAGGGGATTTTTGATCATTCATAAATTTAACTATGAAATTATCATGAGTTGTTTTAACGCtggctttgaaagcgcggaatAGTTTTCGGTTTAGTTATTTCGATTTTATAGTAACAACaacttttatttgatttttaacgTTTGAGTTTAGATGTttataagttattttgtttttatattatacatttttttggtcaaaagtgCTTGA
The nucleotide sequence above comes from Brassica napus cultivar Da-Ae chromosome A9, Da-Ae, whole genome shotgun sequence. Encoded proteins:
- the BNAA09G36420D gene encoding uncharacterized protein At5g39865 is translated as MGSSTSKTSSSASSTSVSSSPAATKLAASDSPSPAIHKAFSFPTPLVHHPPARKGDTHHLVSLTSTSYGSLLLKSSSDQETPPRISISDKNTTDPVSRDSFSPDSVINTWELMDGLDDEFEFEIAKPGKLGSGQDSDLCPKPDPNRNGSALKLDESYEFVRTGQEEEDWVPLSYKPKQPLWKHLSEESFLSGLDPSIVSSYKKALSSKQLTNHSVDTRKPLTTTKSLSFIISEPKSVCAKPRLQGAEDKIVLYFTTLRGIRKTYEDCCCVRMILKGLQVAVDERDISMDSKYRKELQSLLGAGEKPKPVCLPQVFIRGSHIGGVEEIMKLNDSGELAEMLKNFPACECLGTCRSCGDARFVPCSNCDGSTKVFEEEEERFKRCPKCNENGLVRCRQCSV